The sequence AGAGCATCGTGATGTCCCAGAGTTCCTGGAGGTTGTACGGCGCATAGACAAGGAGCCGGTAGTCGCCGTGGCCCCCGCCCTTTACGGTCTGGAAATAGTCGGCCTGACTGCCCGAGATGTTTCCGAGCCCCGGACCTCCCCGCTCCATATTGACGATTACAGCCGGCAATTCCGAACCGGCAAGGTAGGATATGCCTTCCTGTTTCAGACTGATGCCGGGGCTACTCGAAGAGGTCATCGCGCGGGCACCGCACGCGGCCGCCCCGTAAACCATATTTATCGCAGCCAGTTCGCTCTCTGCCTGAATGAAGACACCCTCGACCTCGGGCATCCTCCACGACATATATTCGGGGATTTCATTCTGCGGGGTTATGGGGTAACCGGCATAGAAACGGCATTCGGCCCGGATGGCTGCTTCGGCGATCGCTTCGTTGCCCTTCATGAAGAGCTTCACGGTCATATCTAAAAAATTATACCACATTTGACAAATCTCAAATCTTTCCATTATGCTTTTCTTTCAACGCGATGAACTTCCAGGAAATCATACTCAAGCTTCATGAATTCTGGGCAAAGAAAGGCTGTGTGCTCCTTCAGCCCTATGATATGGAAGTCGGCGCAGGGACGTTCCACCCAGCCACGTTTTTCAGGGTCCTCGGCCCGGAGCCGTGGAAGGTTGCTTATGTTGAGCCTTCGAGGAGGCCGACTGACGGCAGATACGGGGAAAACCCCAACCGGCTGCAGCACTACTATCAGTTTCAGGTTATCCTGAAACCCTCTCCCCTCGAGAGCCAGGAGCTCTACATCGAGAGCCTCACCCATCTCGGCATAGACCCCTTGAAGCACGATATCAGATTCGTTGAGGACGACTGGGAATCTC is a genomic window of Thermodesulfovibrionales bacterium containing:
- a CDS encoding 3-methyl-2-oxobutanoate dehydrogenase subunit beta, with product MTVKLFMKGNEAIAEAAIRAECRFYAGYPITPQNEIPEYMSWRMPEVEGVFIQAESELAAINMVYGAAACGARAMTSSSSPGISLKQEGISYLAGSELPAVIVNMERGGPGLGNISGSQADYFQTVKGGGHGDYRLLVYAPYNLQELWDITML